The window GTACGCCTACCAGAAGGCCTTCGCGTCCTCCCAGTACAGCCTCGGCTCGGCGATCGGAGTGGTGATGCTGCTGATTCTGCTCGCCGTCACGCTCGTATATCTGAGGCTGATCAGAAGGCAGGGGGAGGAGCTGTGAGTTCCGCAAGTCCCGTGAAAACAGAAGGCTTTGTACGTGATTTCGCACGCCGTTCCGTACAGCGGCCGTGGCGGCTGGCCGCCGAGGCGTCCGCACTGCTGATCGCGGCGGTCGTCGCATTCCCCCTCTACTGGATGGTGCTCAGCGCCTTCAAGCCCGCCGGGGAGATCGAGTCGACCGAGCCGCGGCCCTGGACGCTGGACCCGACGGTCGATTCCTTCCGACGCGTCTTCGGGCAGCAGGAATTCGGCCGGTACTTCCTCAACAGCCTCGTCGTGGCGGTCACCGTGGTCGCCGTCTCGGCGCTCATCGCGTTTCTCGCGGCGACCGCCGTGACCCGATTCCGCTTCCGTTTCCGCACCACCCTGCTCATCATGTTCCTGATCGCGCAGATGGTGCCCGTCGAGGCCCTGACGATCCCCCTCTTCTTCCAGATGCGGGACCTCGGTCAGCTCAACACGCTGGGCGCGCTGATCCTGCCGCACATCGCCTTCTCGCTGCCCTTCGCGATCTGGATGCTGCGCGGCTTTGTGAAGGCCGTCCCGGAGGCGCTGGAGGAGGCCGCCTACATCGACGGGGCGAGCAGGACGCGGTTCCTGTGGCAGATCCTTTTCCCGCTGGTCTTTCCCGGGCTCGTCGCCACCAGCGTGTTCTCGTTCATCTCCGCGTGGAACGACTTCCTCTTCGCCAAGTCCTTCATCATCAGCGACACTTCGCAGTCCACTCTGCCGATGGCCCTCCTTGTCTTCTACAAGCCCGACGACCCCGACTGGGGCGGTGTGATGGCCGCGTCCACGGTGATGACCATTCCGGTACTGATCTTCTTCGTACTCGTACAGCGACGGCTGGTCTCCGGACTGGGCGGCGCGGTGAAGGACTGAGACATGACCACCACGGAACTGATTCCCGGGCCGCGGACCACGTCGACCTGGGGCGACGGTGTCTTCCCGCTCGACGAGGAGACGACCCTCACGGCGGGGCCCGAGACCGACGGCACGGCACGCTGGCTGCGCGCGGTGCTCGTCGCCGCCACGGGGCTTCCCCTGCGCGAAGGCGAACCCGGGCCGCCCGGAGGCGCGGCGGAGAACTCCGTCGAACTGCGCCTCGACCCGCAACTGCCGCCCGAGGGCTACCGGATCACGGTCCGCGACCGGCGGGCCCTCGTCGCCGGAGGCGGCCCGGCCGGGGTGTTCTGGGGCGCCCAGACGCTACGGCAACTGCTGGGCCCCGACGCCTTCCGGCGCGCCCCTCTGAGGCGCACCGGCTGGCAGTTGCCGGAAACCGAGATCCAGGACGCCCCGCGATTCGCCTGGCGCGGCCTCATGCTCGACGTCTCACGGCACTTCATGCCCAAGGACGGTGTCCTGCGCTATCTCGACCTGATGGCGGCGCACAAGCTGAACGTCTTCCACTTCCACCTCACCGACGACCAGGGCTGGCGTATCGAGATCAAGCGGTACCCGAAGCTCACGGAGACCGGATCGTGGCGGGCGCGCACCAAATTCGGCCATCGCGCCTCGCCCCTCTGGGAGGACAAGCCGCACGGGGGCTTCTACACCCAGGACGACATCCGCGAGATCGTCGCGTACGCCACCGAGCGGCATATCGCCGTCGTCCCCGAAATCGACATCCCGGGGCACTCGCAGGCCGCCATCGCCGCATATCCGGAACTGGGCAACACCGACGTCATCGACACGACCTCCCTCTCCGTCTGGGACACCTGGGGCGTCTCGAAAAACGTACTCGCCCCCACTGACAACGTCCTTCGCTTCTACGAGGGCGTCTTCGAGGAAGTCCTCGGTCTGTTCCCCGCGGACGCGGTCGCCTTCTCGGAGTTCGTCCACGTCGGCGGCGACGAGTGCGCCAAGGACCAGTGGGAGGCGTCGCCGACCGCGAAGACGCGGATCGTGGACCTCGGTCTCGCGGACGTGGACGAACTCCAGTCGTGGTTCATCCGGCACTTCGACAACTGGCTGGCCGCGCGCGGGCGCCGGCTGATCGGCTGGGACGAGATCCTGGAGGGCGGCCTCGCCCCGGGCGCCGCAGTGTCCTCGTGGCGCGGCTACCGGGGCGGCATCACCGCCGCGCGGGCGGGCCACGACGTCGTCATGTGCCCCGAGCAGCAGGTCTACTTGGACCACCGTCAGCACGACGGTCCCGACGAGCCGGTGCCGATCGGGTTCGTACGCACCCTTGAGGACGTCTACCGCTTCGAGCCCGTTCCACCGGAGTTGACCTCCGATCAGGCGCGGCACGTCCTGGGCACCCAGGCCAACCTGTGGACCGAGGTCATGGAGGACCGCACACGCGTCGACTACCAGGCGTTCCCCCGGCTCGCGGCCTTCGCCGAGGTCGCCTGGAGCGCACTGCCCGACCCCGCGGAGCGCGACTTCGCCGACTTCGAGCGGCGGATGGCCGCCCACTACGGGCGACTTGACGCCCTCGGGGTCTCCTACCGGCCCCCCGCCGGGCCGTTGCCGTGGCAGCAGCGTCCAGGAGTGCTCGGACGCCCGATCGAGGGAGCGCCCCCGAACGTGTGAGGTGCCTCCCAAGGGGTGTCGTCCGAAGCCGTTGCCCTGGGACGGTGACCCTCAAGGAGAAAGGCCCCCAAGGGCCATCGAAGGCTGCCAATTCGCGCTGACGGGCGATGTGGTGCGAAAACGGACCATCCGCTGGTGGCGGTAGGAATGCCTCCTAGCGGACCCCCGCGTCGAGGGGCGGGGAAGATGTGCCAGAGTTGCCACGTCCGCCCTGTCAGCACGTACCGTACGGCAACACAGGTGGGACCAGGTGGGGCAGCGGGAAGGGGCAGCCGGTTTGACCACGCACGCACCGCAGGCGGCGCAGGCCGTGACGCTGCCCGCCTCGCTGGACGAGGCCGTGGCGGCTCTCGCAGCCATGCCCGCGGCCGTTCCCGTGGCCGGCGGCACCGACCTCATGGCCTCCGTCAACTCCGGGCAACTGCGGCCCGCCGCACTCGTCGGCCTCGGCCGGATCAGCGAGATCCGCGGCTGGCAGTACCAGGACGGCCACGCGCTCCTCGGCGCGGGCCTCACCCACGCCCGCATGGGACGCCCCGACTTCGCCGCACTCATCCCCGCCCTCGCGGCCGCCGCCAGAGCCGCGGGACCGCCGCAGATCCGCAACGCGGGCACCCTCGGCGGCAACATCGCCTCGGCGTCCCCCACGGGGGACGCGCTTCCCGTGCTCGCCGCACTGGAGGCGACGCTCATCATCGCGGGCCCCGGCGGCGCCCGCCGCGAGATCCCCGTCTCCCACCTGCTCGCGGGCATGGAGATGCTCCGCGGCGGCGAACTCATCGGGTACGTGCGCGTGCCGCTCCTGCACGCCCCGCAGGTCTTCCTGAAGGCGACCGGACGGACCGGGCCCGGGCGCGCCATCGCGTCCGTCGCGCTCGTCCTCGACCCCGCCAGGCGCGGAGTGCGGTGCGCGGTGGGCGCCATAGCGCCGATGCCGTTGCGGCCCCTGGACGCCGAGCAGTGGGTCGCCTCGCTGATCGACTGGGACAACAACCGCGCGATCGTCCCCGAGGCGCTGCACGCCTTCGGGGAGTACGTCGCCGCGGCCTGCATCCCGGACCCCGCGCCCGCCGAGGACGGCTCCGCCCAGCAACTGCCACCCGCCGTACTGCACCTGCGGCGCACCGTCGCCGCGCTGGCCCGACGAGCACTGGGGAGGGCACTTTCGTGACCGACGACCAGCACGGAGAGAGCGGCCCCCGGTCGGGCAGCCGCTGGGATCCGCTGCCCCAGGGCGACTACGACGACGGCGCCACGGCCTTCGTCAAGCTCCCCGAAGGGGGCATCGACGCACTCCTGGCGGACTCGCCGCTCGCCGCGCCCGGCCACGGCTACGTACCGCCGCCGATAGCGCCCTCGCCCGCCACGGAGGACGGCGCCAATCAGGCCGCGCCCGGCTCCTGGGCCGCGCCGCCCGAGGGCGGACAGCCGCAGCCCGTGCAGTGGCCCGACTCCAACGCCCTGCCCGAGGAGCACCGGCAGGGCACCCAGGACGCTTTCGCGTACAACCCGGGGGCCACCGGCCAGTGGACCTTCGACGAGCCCGCACAGGGCGGCCAGGGCGGTCACGGGGACCAGGGCGCGCCCGGCCAGGACGTGACCGGACAGTGGTCCATTCCCGTCGCCGACGGTGATCTGCCCGACGAGTCCGGCGAGTTCACGACGTCGGCCCTGGTCGAGCAGTGGGGCGGCACGCCTCCGGCCACCCTGCCGGGCGGAGCGGCGGCGCCCTGGGCCAACGAGCCCTGGGCCCAGCAGCCGGCTCCCGAACAGCAGTCGCCCGCCGAGGAGGCCGCGGCCCACGCCGAGCACGGCGGCGTCGGGCCCAGCGCCGCGGAGATCGAGGCCGCCGAGATCATCGACGTCTCCGGAGAGCACGCCGACGAGATCGCCGTCTCCGTGGACCGCGAAGAATCGATGCGCGAAGGTACGATGCGCGACGAGCCGGGTGAGGCACCGGCCGGTCACGGCTCCCCGGAACGGTCCGACGAACCGGCCTCCGAGCCCGGGGCGCACTCCCCGGAGGAGACCACCGAGTCACCTGTCGACGCCGCCGAGGGACCCGCGGCCGACGACACCCCGGGTACGCCCGCGCACAACGACCACCCCCTCGCCTCGTACGTCCTGCGGGTGAACGGCGTCGAACGGCCCGTGACGGACGCCTGGATCGGCGAATCGCTGCTCTACGTACTGCGCGAGCGGCTCGGTCTCGCGGGCGCCAAGGACGGCTGCTCGCAGGGCGAGTGCGGGGCCTGCAACGTGCAGGTGGACGGCAGGCTCGTGGCGTCCTGCCTGGTGCCCGCCGTGACCGCCGCCGGGAGCGAGGTGCGCACCGTCGAGGGACTCGCCGCCGACGGACAGCCCTCCGACGTCCAGCGGGCGCTCGCCAAGTGCGGTGCCGTGCAGTGCGGATTCTGCGTCCCGGGCATGGCGATGACCGTGCACGACCTCCTGGAGGGCAACCCGGCGCCGACCGAACTGGAGACGCGCCAGGCCCTGTGCGGCAACCTCTGCCGCTGCTCCGGCTACCGCGGCGTCCTGAACGCCGTACGCGACGTCGTCGCCGAGCGGGAGGCCCACGCGTCCGGCGACAACGCCCCGGACGCCGCGCCCTCTGCGGATGCCCGTATCCCGCACCAGGCGGGCCCCGGCGCCGGAAGCGTCAACCCGTCCGCGTTCGAGTCACCACAGCCGCACCAGCAGCCGTACGGCCAGGACGGAGGCCAGGCGTGAGCAACGACACCGCCACCGCGACCACCGCGGAGCCCGGCACCGCCCCGGAGCCGCTGCCCCACGGCCTCGGCGTGTCCCTGCCGTCCGCGGAGGCCCGCGCCAAGACCGAGGGCACCTTCCCGTACGCGGCCGACCTGTGGGCCGAGGGCCTCCTGTGGGCCGCCGTCCTCAGATCACCGCACCCGCACGCGCGCATCCTGTCCATCGACACCACCCACGCGCGCGAGATGCCCGGAGTACGGGCCGTCATCACCCACGAGGACGTGCCCGGCACCGCCCTGCACGGCCGCGGCCGGGCCGACCGCCCGGTGTTCGCCTCCGAGGTCGTACGCCACCACGGGGAGCCCATCGCGGCCGTCGCCGCCGACCACCCCGACACCGCCCGCATGGCCGCGGCCGCCGTCATCGTCGAGTACGAGGCACTCGACCCGGTGACCGACCCGGAGCAGGCCTTCGAGGCCGAGCCCCTGCACCCCGACGGCAACCTGATCCGCCACATCCCGCTGCGCCACGGCGACCCGGACGCGGCCGGTGAGATCGTCGTCGAGGGCCTGTACCGCATCGGCCGCCAGGACCCGGCCCCGATCGGCGCGGAGGCCGGCCTCGCCGTGCCCCGCCCCGACGGCGGGGTCGAGCTCTACGTGGCGTCCACCGACCCGCACGCCGACCGCGACACGGCCGCCGCCTGCTACGGCCTGGAACCCGAGCGCGTGAAGGTCGTCGTCACGGGCGTGCCCGGCGCCACCGCCGACCGCGAGGACCAGAGCTTCCAGCTCGCCCTCGGACTGCTCGCCATGAAGACCGGATGTCCGGTCAAACTCACCGCGACACGCGAAGAGTCCTTCCTGGGCCACGCCCACCGCCATCCCACGCTCCTGCGCTACCGGCACCACGCCGACGCCGAGGGCAAGCTGGTCAAGGTCGAGGCGCAGATCCTGCTCGACGCGGGCGCGTACGCCGACACGTCGTCCGAGGCCCTCGCAGCCGCCGTCTCCTTCGCCTGCGGCCCGTACGTCGTCCCGAACGCCTTCATCGAGGGCTGGGCCGTACGCACCAACAACCCGCCCTCCGGACACGTACGCGGCGAGGGCGCCATGCAGGTGTGCGCCGCCTACGAGGCCCAGATGGACAAGCTGGCGAAGAAGCTGGGCGTCGACCCGGCCGAACTGCGCCTGAGCAACGCGATGGCCACGGGGGACGTGCTCCCCACCGGCCAGACCGTGACGTGCCCCGCCCCGGTCGCCGAACTGCTGCAGGCCGTCCAGGACTTCCCGCTGCCCGCCCTCCCGAAGGACACGCCCGAGGACGAGTGGCTGCTGCCCGGCGGACCCGAGGGCGCCGGCGAACCCGGTGCCGTACGGCGTGGCGTCGGCTACGCCCTGGGCATGGTCCACATGCTCGGCGCCGAGGGCGCCGACGAGGTCTCGACCGCCACCGTGAAGGTCCACGACGGCATCGCCACCGTGCTCTGCGCGGCCGTGGAGACCGGCCAGGGCTTCACCACACTGGCCCGGCAGATCGTCCAGGAGACGCTCGGCATCGAAGAGGTGCACGTCGCCTCCGTGGACACCGATCAGCCCCCCGCCGGGCCCAGCTGCCGCGGCCGCCACACCTGGGTGTCCGGCGGCGCCGTCGAACGGGCCGCCAAGATGGTCCGTACGCAGCTGCTGCAGCCCCTGGCCCACAAGTTCGGGATGTCCACCGAGCTCCTCCAGATCACCGACGGCAAGATCACCTCGTACGACGGTGTGCTGTCGACGACCGTCACGGAGGCGATGGACGGCAAGGAGCTGTGGGCCACCGCGCAGTGCCGCCCGCACCCCACCGAGCCGCTCGACGGCACCGGCCAGGGCGACGCCTTCGTGGGGCTCGCCTTCTGCGCGGTCCGCGCGGTCGTCGACGTCGACATCGAGCTGGGTTCGGTGCGGGTCGTGGAGATGGCGCTCGCCCAGGACGTGGGACGGGTGCTGAACCCCGCGCAGCTCGCCTCCCGGATCGAGGCCGGAGTCACCCAGGGCATCGGTGTCGCCCTCACGGAGAACCTGCGCACCGCGCGCGGGCTGGTGCGCCACCCCGACCTCACGGGGTACTCGCTGCCGACCGCCCTCGACACCCCCGACATCCGCATCGTCAAGCTCGTCGAGGAGCGTGACGTGGTCGCGCCCTTCGGCGCGAAGGCCGTCAGCGCGGTGCCGGTGGTCACCTCCCCGGCCGCGGTCGCCTCCGCGGTACGGGCGGCCACGGGGCGTCCGGTGAACCGGCTGCCGATAAGGCCGCAGGCGGCCGTGGTGACGGCGACGCAGTGACCCCTCCCGAGCCGCCGCGCTACGAACCGGGGCCGAGTGTCGGGAAACTGATGCTGTGGCTGCTGGTGTTCGTGCTGGCGGCGGTCGTGGTCGTCGCGGGCGGCGTGTACTTCGGTTGAGGCCGGCTGAGGTCGGTTGGGGCCGGGCTGAGGTCGGTTGAGGTCCGGACCCGGCCGAGCGTTGTCGGGAATCCGCTGGTCACGGCGGTGCCGGGGCGTTGTCAGTGGTGCCGCGTAATGTTCTGGGCAGTGGGGAGGACCGCTGGGCGGCGGGGCATCCTCCACGGATTCTCCATGCGTTTTCCGTGAGTCTGTCCACAGGTTCCGTGCGTGGTTTTCCGTGGTTTTCCCTGAGTGTGCCGCCCGGTCCGGTCCTGCCGGGGGACTGTGAACAACCATGCGCGGGGGAACGATGAGCACGACGGACGCCGGCACCAGGACGATCACCCTGACCGAGGACGAACTGGACCCGTATGTCACGCACGCGGCGACGCGGCGCTGGCTGGCGGGCCCCGGACTGCCGGGCGACGGCGGCCTGCTGACCTTCGAGGCACTGCGCACGGACGGCCCCCGGACGGTGGCGGACTCGACAGGCGACCCGGACCTGCTCGCGGACGACCTGCGGGATCTGTTGGTGATAGGCGCGCTGCGTGGCCCCGCCGACGCCGAGACGGAGTCGGTGCTGCTCGACGGAGCGACGGGCGAGGTCTCCACCACGTACTTCTTCCACGACCGCCCCGACCTGATGGACCGTCGCCCGCTCGCCCCCTCGCTCCAGGCGCTGACGGAGTTCGTGGCGGCGACGGAGGAGATGGCGGCCAGACGCGGCCAATTCGCCTCCTACGAGGGCCGGTTCGGGCCGAAGGCAGTGGCCGCGATGTCACGGCAACTGCTCGCGGTGTTCGAGGAGGGCACCGGCGGCGAGGTCCCGCCGTTCTGGCGGATGGCGGCGCTGATCCGCCCGCTGGCCCTGGTCGCGGGCCCGCCCGCCGACGAGACCCTGGCCCTGGACCTGCCGGACCGGCTGCTGGACCAGGAGTTCGGCCAGGGCCGGGTCGTGCGCTTCGAGGACGTCGACTTCCCGGCGGCGCTGGCGCACGAGCCGACCCGCCGCTTCCTGCGCGACACGGGACTGCCGGAGGACGGCTTCCTCTTCCAGCTGGACACGGACGTGCCGCTGCCGACCCTCGCCGAGTACT is drawn from Streptomyces liliifuscus and contains these coding sequences:
- a CDS encoding carbohydrate ABC transporter permease, which translates into the protein MKTEGFVRDFARRSVQRPWRLAAEASALLIAAVVAFPLYWMVLSAFKPAGEIESTEPRPWTLDPTVDSFRRVFGQQEFGRYFLNSLVVAVTVVAVSALIAFLAATAVTRFRFRFRTTLLIMFLIAQMVPVEALTIPLFFQMRDLGQLNTLGALILPHIAFSLPFAIWMLRGFVKAVPEALEEAAYIDGASRTRFLWQILFPLVFPGLVATSVFSFISAWNDFLFAKSFIISDTSQSTLPMALLVFYKPDDPDWGGVMAASTVMTIPVLIFFVLVQRRLVSGLGGAVKD
- a CDS encoding beta-N-acetylhexosaminidase: MTTTELIPGPRTTSTWGDGVFPLDEETTLTAGPETDGTARWLRAVLVAATGLPLREGEPGPPGGAAENSVELRLDPQLPPEGYRITVRDRRALVAGGGPAGVFWGAQTLRQLLGPDAFRRAPLRRTGWQLPETEIQDAPRFAWRGLMLDVSRHFMPKDGVLRYLDLMAAHKLNVFHFHLTDDQGWRIEIKRYPKLTETGSWRARTKFGHRASPLWEDKPHGGFYTQDDIREIVAYATERHIAVVPEIDIPGHSQAAIAAYPELGNTDVIDTTSLSVWDTWGVSKNVLAPTDNVLRFYEGVFEEVLGLFPADAVAFSEFVHVGGDECAKDQWEASPTAKTRIVDLGLADVDELQSWFIRHFDNWLAARGRRLIGWDEILEGGLAPGAAVSSWRGYRGGITAARAGHDVVMCPEQQVYLDHRQHDGPDEPVPIGFVRTLEDVYRFEPVPPELTSDQARHVLGTQANLWTEVMEDRTRVDYQAFPRLAAFAEVAWSALPDPAERDFADFERRMAAHYGRLDALGVSYRPPAGPLPWQQRPGVLGRPIEGAPPNV
- a CDS encoding FAD binding domain-containing protein — translated: MTTHAPQAAQAVTLPASLDEAVAALAAMPAAVPVAGGTDLMASVNSGQLRPAALVGLGRISEIRGWQYQDGHALLGAGLTHARMGRPDFAALIPALAAAARAAGPPQIRNAGTLGGNIASASPTGDALPVLAALEATLIIAGPGGARREIPVSHLLAGMEMLRGGELIGYVRVPLLHAPQVFLKATGRTGPGRAIASVALVLDPARRGVRCAVGAIAPMPLRPLDAEQWVASLIDWDNNRAIVPEALHAFGEYVAAACIPDPAPAEDGSAQQLPPAVLHLRRTVAALARRALGRALS
- a CDS encoding 2Fe-2S iron-sulfur cluster-binding protein, whose amino-acid sequence is MTDDQHGESGPRSGSRWDPLPQGDYDDGATAFVKLPEGGIDALLADSPLAAPGHGYVPPPIAPSPATEDGANQAAPGSWAAPPEGGQPQPVQWPDSNALPEEHRQGTQDAFAYNPGATGQWTFDEPAQGGQGGHGDQGAPGQDVTGQWSIPVADGDLPDESGEFTTSALVEQWGGTPPATLPGGAAAPWANEPWAQQPAPEQQSPAEEAAAHAEHGGVGPSAAEIEAAEIIDVSGEHADEIAVSVDREESMREGTMRDEPGEAPAGHGSPERSDEPASEPGAHSPEETTESPVDAAEGPAADDTPGTPAHNDHPLASYVLRVNGVERPVTDAWIGESLLYVLRERLGLAGAKDGCSQGECGACNVQVDGRLVASCLVPAVTAAGSEVRTVEGLAADGQPSDVQRALAKCGAVQCGFCVPGMAMTVHDLLEGNPAPTELETRQALCGNLCRCSGYRGVLNAVRDVVAEREAHASGDNAPDAAPSADARIPHQAGPGAGSVNPSAFESPQPHQQPYGQDGGQA
- a CDS encoding xanthine dehydrogenase family protein molybdopterin-binding subunit, producing MSNDTATATTAEPGTAPEPLPHGLGVSLPSAEARAKTEGTFPYAADLWAEGLLWAAVLRSPHPHARILSIDTTHAREMPGVRAVITHEDVPGTALHGRGRADRPVFASEVVRHHGEPIAAVAADHPDTARMAAAAVIVEYEALDPVTDPEQAFEAEPLHPDGNLIRHIPLRHGDPDAAGEIVVEGLYRIGRQDPAPIGAEAGLAVPRPDGGVELYVASTDPHADRDTAAACYGLEPERVKVVVTGVPGATADREDQSFQLALGLLAMKTGCPVKLTATREESFLGHAHRHPTLLRYRHHADAEGKLVKVEAQILLDAGAYADTSSEALAAAVSFACGPYVVPNAFIEGWAVRTNNPPSGHVRGEGAMQVCAAYEAQMDKLAKKLGVDPAELRLSNAMATGDVLPTGQTVTCPAPVAELLQAVQDFPLPALPKDTPEDEWLLPGGPEGAGEPGAVRRGVGYALGMVHMLGAEGADEVSTATVKVHDGIATVLCAAVETGQGFTTLARQIVQETLGIEEVHVASVDTDQPPAGPSCRGRHTWVSGGAVERAAKMVRTQLLQPLAHKFGMSTELLQITDGKITSYDGVLSTTVTEAMDGKELWATAQCRPHPTEPLDGTGQGDAFVGLAFCAVRAVVDVDIELGSVRVVEMALAQDVGRVLNPAQLASRIEAGVTQGIGVALTENLRTARGLVRHPDLTGYSLPTALDTPDIRIVKLVEERDVVAPFGAKAVSAVPVVTSPAAVASAVRAATGRPVNRLPIRPQAAVVTATQ
- a CDS encoding SUKH-4 family immunity protein gives rise to the protein MSTTDAGTRTITLTEDELDPYVTHAATRRWLAGPGLPGDGGLLTFEALRTDGPRTVADSTGDPDLLADDLRDLLVIGALRGPADAETESVLLDGATGEVSTTYFFHDRPDLMDRRPLAPSLQALTEFVAATEEMAARRGQFASYEGRFGPKAVAAMSRQLLAVFEEGTGGEVPPFWRMAALIRPLALVAGPPADETLALDLPDRLLDQEFGQGRVVRFEDVDFPAALAHEPTRRFLRDTGLPEDGFLFQLDTDVPLPTLAEYYEDERPGEYTAAELPAGSDHLIRLGHLIEDNSLVVDGSTGAVLNWSEPEATLHALNTDVSTLAFTLWLLHREKAIDGTLSHELTTEAYDQLATTMTQTLSTVDPTGSASQADWHYWTELFQDEAGGVL